The Anguilla rostrata isolate EN2019 chromosome 18, ASM1855537v3, whole genome shotgun sequence genome has a window encoding:
- the LOC135245214 gene encoding mitoregulin yields the protein MADVSERTLQVAILISFASGFLAGWQANRMRRRFLDWRKKRLQDKLSETQKKLDLA from the coding sequence ATGGCTGATGTCTCGGAAAGGACATTACAAGTTGCAATACTGATTTCCTTTGCATCGGGGTTTCTAGCAGGTTGGCAGGCCAACAGAATGAGAAGGAGATTCCTCGACTGGAGGAAGAAACGTCTACAAGacaaactgtcagaaacacagaagAAACTGGATTTGGCATGA